One genomic window of Glycine max cultivar Williams 82 chromosome 16, Glycine_max_v4.0, whole genome shotgun sequence includes the following:
- the LOC100808515 gene encoding zinc finger protein 830 isoform X4, which yields MLRNMDAQAKKKALFRAKLNAQKKEKRIESPLVRYNEFDQPVCRVCDVVLKSESLWDAHQVSRKHREAISNLKANAAGLTQHNNAKPVADSSFSKAKPEHSLDSQFKPPEASQLVSKPQSSSVLPPGFFDDSDSGKTRSEHLVDSDLGRKAGVSAKSQVSNLEKDKGQFDDNNVAKSNVSQATTDSRQTSVKTTDTEIQQVKGILPEGFFDNKEADLRARGIKLVKPDVKDEYKEFEKLIQEDLQEVDDRLEEEEIDAAEMIEEEEVVEQKMLSEKVEMLKKRRLELKAANAAKRSKSSEIVAKESRQEESSSDDESEENFAVDWRAQHL from the exons ATGCTTAG GAACATGGATGCACAAGCCAAGAAAAAAGCATTGTTTCGTGCTAAATTGAATGCCCAGAAGAAGGAAAAACGCATAGAATCTCCCCTTGTAAG GTATAATGAATTTGATCAACCTGTTTGCCGGGTTTGTGATGTTGTTCTAAAGTCTGAGTCTTTATGGGATGCACACCAAGTTTCTCGTAAGCATCGTGAG GCAATAAGTAATCTGAAAGCGAATGCAGCTGGATTAACTCAGCATAACAATGCAAAGCCTGTTGCTGATTCCAGCTTTTCCAAGGCTAAACCAGAACATTCTTTGGACTCACAATTCAAACCGCCAGAAGCTTCACAACTAGTTTCTAAACCTCAATCATCATCGGTGCTTCCACCAGGATTTTTTGATGACAGCGATTCAGGAAAAACAAGATCTG AACATTTAGTGGACTCTGATTTAGGTAGAAAAGCTGGGGTTTCTGCTAAAAGTCAGGTGTCAAACTTGGAGAAGGATAAAGGTCAATTTGATGACAATAATGTTGCAAAGTCAAATGTTAGCCAAGCCACAACGGATAGTAGGCAGACATCAGTCAAGACTACTGATACAGAGATCCAGCAAGTAAAAGGGATTCTGCCTGAAGGATTTTTTGACAATAAGGAAGCCGATTTGCGTGCTCGTGGCATAAAGCTTGTTAAGCCAGATGTCAA AGACGAGTACAAGGAATTTGAGAAGTTGATTCAAGAAGACTTGCAGGAGGTGGATGACCggttggaagaagaagag ATTGATGCGGCCGAAATGATAGAAGAGGAGGAAGTTGTAGAGCAAAA GATGCTTAGCGAGAAAGTGGAAATGTTGAAGAAGAGGAGATTGGAGCTAAAAGCTGCTAATGCTGCAAAGCGTAGTAAATCATCTGAGATTGTAGCCAAGGAGTCTAGACAAGAAGAGTCATCCAGTGATGATGAAAGTGAAGAGAATTTTGCCGTGGACTGGAGAGCACAACACTTGTGA
- the LOC100808515 gene encoding zinc finger protein 830 isoform X5, which yields MDAQAKKKALFRAKLNAQKKEKRIESPLVRYNEFDQPVCRVCDVVLKSESLWDAHQVSRKHREAISNLKANAAGLTQHNNAKPVADSSFSKAKPEHSLDSQFKPPEASQLVSKPQSSSVLPPGFFDDSDSGKTRSEHLVDSDLGRKAGVSAKSQVSNLEKDKGQFDDNNVAKSNVSQATTDSRQTSVKTTDTEIQQVKGILPEGFFDNKEADLRARGIKLVKPDVKDEYKEFEKLIQEDLQEVDDRLEEEEIDAAEMIEEEEVVEQKMLSEKVEMLKKRRLELKAANAAKRSKSSEIVAKESRQEESSSDDESEENFAVDWRAQHL from the exons ATGGATGCACAAGCCAAGAAAAAAGCATTGTTTCGTGCTAAATTGAATGCCCAGAAGAAGGAAAAACGCATAGAATCTCCCCTTGTAAG GTATAATGAATTTGATCAACCTGTTTGCCGGGTTTGTGATGTTGTTCTAAAGTCTGAGTCTTTATGGGATGCACACCAAGTTTCTCGTAAGCATCGTGAG GCAATAAGTAATCTGAAAGCGAATGCAGCTGGATTAACTCAGCATAACAATGCAAAGCCTGTTGCTGATTCCAGCTTTTCCAAGGCTAAACCAGAACATTCTTTGGACTCACAATTCAAACCGCCAGAAGCTTCACAACTAGTTTCTAAACCTCAATCATCATCGGTGCTTCCACCAGGATTTTTTGATGACAGCGATTCAGGAAAAACAAGATCTG AACATTTAGTGGACTCTGATTTAGGTAGAAAAGCTGGGGTTTCTGCTAAAAGTCAGGTGTCAAACTTGGAGAAGGATAAAGGTCAATTTGATGACAATAATGTTGCAAAGTCAAATGTTAGCCAAGCCACAACGGATAGTAGGCAGACATCAGTCAAGACTACTGATACAGAGATCCAGCAAGTAAAAGGGATTCTGCCTGAAGGATTTTTTGACAATAAGGAAGCCGATTTGCGTGCTCGTGGCATAAAGCTTGTTAAGCCAGATGTCAA AGACGAGTACAAGGAATTTGAGAAGTTGATTCAAGAAGACTTGCAGGAGGTGGATGACCggttggaagaagaagag ATTGATGCGGCCGAAATGATAGAAGAGGAGGAAGTTGTAGAGCAAAA GATGCTTAGCGAGAAAGTGGAAATGTTGAAGAAGAGGAGATTGGAGCTAAAAGCTGCTAATGCTGCAAAGCGTAGTAAATCATCTGAGATTGTAGCCAAGGAGTCTAGACAAGAAGAGTCATCCAGTGATGATGAAAGTGAAGAGAATTTTGCCGTGGACTGGAGAGCACAACACTTGTGA